gtttcctatcaatacaattctagcatggataataaacgattatcatgaacaaggaaatataataataatcaatttattattgcctctagggcatatttccaacaccaccATGGGTCAACATTTAATAAAATTTGCACACTAATTTATGAACTTTGCATTGTTGATGATGGCGAAAAGGCCATCGAGATGTTCGGGACCAAAtattggtcatggttgtgatcgccgtaaggatcacgagttactcttGTTAAGGCCACGATGGTGGTTTGTTTGTGATCCGAGGATGATCATGGTTGGTAAGTCTGTCCTGAGGGACGTTCGAGTATAATCACAGCATGTTGGACATATAGCGTTGCATTATTATTAATtggttaattatcatgatattgtttgccattatgattatgcctgttgtgagcttgcaagtacattcaatgtactgacctggcgtgtcatgccagatttcaggaaagtctcgtTGGGAAGGAGCGCtgctcgagtctagatcgtgtccacatcggtgtccctgtgatatGGAGCTTCCGCTACGACGTTATTCCGCTGTCGCATAGTTGTTATGATcaaggcccctttatgttcactaaataatgtacatattgttcagtcGCACCGGGcgtgccgcttggcctcgacaactgttgtaatataaactctggtccgctagcatcaataaagcggttgttttctgtaccaagatgttgtgtgttgccagaagacatggtctatGGGCTGATAATACatggtaaaccggtcgctctgagccggggtgccacatcTCAAATCATCCATGTCCACAAAATTTGAGCTCTATCCAGCAATCCATGTGAGCTCATCATCCAATCTTCTATTCTAGTCATTTTTCCAGTTTGTGAAGCAACtctattttatattgcttcattatTCCTGAAAATTTACCAGGGAATGACCCTACCTACATAACTTCCCTAtaccaaatttgagctcatttcatttaGCCAATTTCTCTCACTAATTTTCCCAAGTTTCTATCCAGAGAAGAGCATTGccaaggaagtaccactttggcatgtccaaatggtatcaaaaTTTTACAGtactttcctatgcccaaatgaCCATCCACCACCAAAATTCAACTCAATCCATTCATTcatttgagcccagcttcaacattgatatttctgtccagtgtggtactttgcaaagcaagagCCACATGGGCTCCTCTGTTTGAGTAGCAAATTTGCCAAGACAATCTCCTTAGTAGATGACTATCCTCGGCCATAACTCaggcccattggccatgtgcattttcctcaccactaatcaaacacttggctgctaattcatgctTGAGCTTAGTTTAGTCTCCTTGTGAGATTCTTCTATTGACTTCTTCTTCCTAACACCTACcgggggagtgcccaacccaccaAACATGCCTAGGCCACCCAGAACGTGTGCCAAcaccacggtcacgcggtgaccacgcaaCAGACATGCTTGTTTACGCGCTCTGAAGTTGGGGCCCTCGACCACCGTCCAAACCTCGACTTCTCGCCACCACACCATGTATCTCTGATTAAACAGATACTTaggtacctagaaatgatttttggaaaaaaaaataaagagcaaactataacacagctgcagttcaaatttgacccgcttccaactgaatctgCGGAAATTTATCCTTTTCaggagaggtggatcaaaacttttgacacccaaccatttggtcaattttacattaaatatggcctaatattttagaaaattgatctggtccaattttgcaacaaatatatggtaggtccttcacaaaaaaaactcattttgggcactcgaaaaatagaaaatgaaattttcgtccaaagaaaacgaaaatttccttaggcaacattgttttccattccGAGATGCACCCTTGTGCTCAATATTAGATGAACAAagtatgccatgaatgtggccataagattgatcatttgtcttaaaagccatgaatcttcacacgtgatagctcatttctgagaacactttttttaaataattgttatattaaaagtttattatttttcctggtaacttgcTAACATATAATGTCATAATGCGAAggtttttcaattttttttgaatttttcatgcccatttcaaaatgcggtcaaaacggcgggcattACCGTTCGTAGCCAGTGGTTGAATCTTGCAAAACTTTCAGAGTATATCTGATGAAATAGATACTTATCTACCTAAAAATAAaatttggaaaaaataaagagtaaactatgaggcagctgtagttcaaatttgacccacttcctATCAAATCGGTGGAagtttgtctttttcacgagaggtggatcaaaaactTTTGACACCAAAACATTTTGGTCAATTGtacattaaatatggcctaatattttagAAAAAAAATATTTGGTCTAATTTGCAAATATTTGATAGGTTCTttacaaaaaaactcattttgagCACTCCAAAAATGGAAAATGAGTTTTTCATGCAAAGAAAGTTAAAcattccttaggcaacattgtttgccatttcaagatgcacccttgtgaaAATATAttatcatttgaacaaactaaaCCATGAGTGTTGCCATAACAGTGGCCATTTACCTTGAAAGTCATGGAACTtcatactcccttcgttccaaaatagatgactcaactttgtactaactttagtcaTCTAtttaaagttagtacaaagttgagtcatctattttggaacggagggagtacatgatagctcgtttctgggAACACTTCTTAAGACATTTGTCGTATTCcaacactactgcaggatgttgctaacgcgacactacgatcagagacccttcaacgaaactgtgtgcgatgcaataatcgcaaacagtggtgtaaaacccgtcaaaaaaggtgcaaaacgtttgcgatgatgaatgcatcaaacacagttcagattttggttgcgtgtgcgatgcagggcatacggttcagttcaatgaactgtttgtgatgaggaagaagaatggaaatgggcagccagatgaaggcgtgtgtgatatacgtcatatagttcactcggattaactatttgtgatgaggcggaacaacagaaacgggcagttatataaaggtgtgtgcgattgagggcatacacttcagaaggattaactgtttgagattaggcaacagaacagaaacggtcagccagatcaaagtgtctgcgattgatcgcatacacttcacatggaggAACTGTTtacgattagccacaacaaacagAAACAGTTAGACAGATCAACGTGTATGCGCTAGACGGACACACATTCTAACTAAAAAAGCGTgcgcgatggtaataacgagcaCGCACGGTTCTTCGAACAggacgtgtgctgacattgcctattacTTACGCGGCCGAGAAaacgtgcccacgttacgccttctGGAAATAGTGCCGCACTTAGAGCCCAGCAATAAAATGCAGCATATCAAGCAACACAGACGCTTGATCAATAGATTTGCACGAAAATTAAAGTTTTAATCGTTTACAGTATATCAAGCGGGGCCTAAGTCAAAATTGACGTGAACGACCACAGCCCAACTGATTCGGCCGCGCGAACTACTGGGAAAAATATCGCGCGGAAGAGGCCGAGCATTCCAATTTTGGTTTAGAAAAAGATCGCAGATAAAATTGGTGGGTCCCATACCAGTACCAATACCAATGAGGCTGCTCGTCCCCTTCTCTCGTCTGGTGAAATCTGTCTAGGGGAAAGAGAAGGGAGCAGAGGAGGAGGGGCGGAGCGCCGCCGGCCATTGACGCCAAGCCCACCAAGGGCGGCGACCACGCCAAGAATTCGGCGAccgcgggcggggcggcgcgtcTCCACCGCCTTGCAGCCACACAGGCGGCCCGGAAACTCCAGGACCGCGGGCGGGTGGAGCACGACCGCGGCGGCGACGCCGGCGGCAACACCGGCGACCAGGTGAAGCATTCTCCTTTCCCCCCTCCCGATTTCACTCAATTCGGCTCACCTCCCCCAACCCTAGTTCCCTTCTGACTCTCCTGTCTCCCACGGTGGCTTTGTCTCCGACTAGGACTGCAGGTACTCTGCCCTTGCCTTTCTCGGATTCGATTAGTCAGCCGCAGTCTCTCATCCTTTTATAAGCAAGACACAAGAGGAGGGACGGaggggggatctaaggcctctcACTTCGTCGCCGGATCAGATCTGGATCACAGTACGCGCTTGTCGTTTCCGTTCCTTTGTCTGTGAGTACTTTTTTTTCTCCACCATCAGAATCAAAAAATTGAACCTTTAGCTCCAGTTAAGGCCGGAAGATCGATTGGAGACATGTATAAGCGCCAGCACCAGGGCCTCAGCGGGGATCGCATCGGCAAAAGGCCGCGGCATGTGCTCAAGAAGCATCTCTATCTGTTTCTCGATGATTGGAAGGAGGGCTATAGCATGCACAAAATCGATGCAGACACTTTGCAAGACGACACCACCCAAGAGCAGGCTGGCTTCCCTGAGCCTGCTACCCTCCGGTTGGGGGCACGAGAACTTTGTCCCACCGTCCTAGGCAGCGAGATCTTCATAGTCACCGCCCCACGGTGCGGCCAAACTCCCATACTCGTATACAGCACCGAGACAGGGGGACTCACCATGGGCGCTCGTCTTCCGGCTCCACTGGTCGGTTGCTTTGATATCTCCGTGGCGGCTGCTGATAGGCTCTATGGATTATCATCTTTCCCGATGTGTGGGGAGCAGCAACATGCCTTCGAGGTGTTGTCGCGGGCACCCAATTGCAACAAGGAGCAATGGTCTACAAAGCCGAGGATGGACTGGTCCTGGAAAAGCGTGCCCTCTCCGCCTCCACTTCACGAGGAAGAAAATATCACCTCCTTTGCGCTGCACCCAGACGGACATACCATCTTCATGTCTACGCATGACCAGCATAATCTAAGTCTCGCCAGGGGCACCTACTCATTTGATGCCAGGCATTGCAAGTGGAGGTGGCATGGGAAATGGGTGCTACCGTTCGAAGGCCAAGGCTACTTTGACAGCGACATTGATGCATGGGTTGGGCTTCACGGTGATGGCTACATATGCACCTGCCAGGTTCCATCACGCAGCGACTCAAGCACTATGCAGCCAGACTGGCAGATATCCAAGGACAAGTTATTCTGCAGCGAATCTGAGAGGCACTTGGGGGCCACCCTTACTTACATGGGTGACACCCAATTTTGCCTCGTCGAGTGCGTTGTACGCGAGGACATGGAGCGTGAGCAGGCCCTTGGTGATCATGATGGTTGTGTGCTCCGTCTCGTCATGTTTAGCCTCAAGTACAATCGAAAGGGAGAGCTGCACaccaagatccatcgcaccactGCCACTCTAGTGTCCAAACATCTCTTGGCATTTAGGCCTGTAGCATTCTGGATGTAGGAAGGAACTAGCCGTTGCCGTTGGTTGTATGCATACTAGTATCTTTGAGCACCCTTGATGTAAATTACGATTTGTGGTACTATATAGAGAAACAATAATAAAAAGTTATCTTTGCAATTATGTGGAACATGAGGTATTTTTTGTGTTAGTTCTGGAAATTAAATGCAGAGATGCCTATATGTTGCAAGAACTAAAAAAGATCTTGCAGCATATCATGCTAAATATTGATGATGGGATGCTAAAATATTGTACATGCAGTATGTTGATTCTGTCAAGCATGAAAGGTCGTTATAATGCTTGAAATCTTGCACACACACTTTCTTGGCTCAGGCGTGAAGGAGCAGCAGGCATCGCTGGCACCACTTCTACCTGCCTGGCACGCTGGTTGTCTTGATCTGAAGAAATATTCAGTTAGACTGGACATACAAGTACAACATAGTTTTTTAGCTAGCTTTTTCATAGGACTACCTTTTCTTGACACGGATTAATTTTACTGGGGTGGATCCATCAACACTTGTAGATCCAGAGTACACCATATTCCCTAGGATGGCTGTGCTCAGTGGGGGTGAGATGCTGATCTAGTGCACTTGTCGGTGTGTTGCATTTTGACATCGATGACAAGTTTTTAGGACATGTGAAAAGCAAAGATGGCCAAGAAATCAACTTTTGGGTTACCTAACATTACCTCCAGGGGAGCATTATTCCCTTCTACTGTTCCATGAGATGAGAGAAGGAGATGGTGCGAATCAGGAGCCTCAATTTTTTGTAGGGCTGTAGGCTGCAGTGCCTGATCTAGATGTTCTACACTGCTGGTTTGCTTCGCCAATGGAGTATCTATTCTAGATGAGCCTTATCTTTTGTCCTTAGTTGGTCTTCTTAGTGCTGCTTGTGGAACTAAACAATTTGGATGGTAGCAGAGCACCTCTGCTATCATCATTTTGTGTCCATTATCTTGCCTTTAGCACCATGTTAATGGTCTGGACTATGGAGAATCTTTGCTATATGACTAGTCTATTTTATTTCCCTTGTTTACTTCGAGTTTGCATTTTTTGGAACGATGAAATACATGGTTGCAATTTGGAACAGATAGTTGCTCCCTAAGATATTATCTAGAACGACACTACTCCAGAATCAGTACACCAATGGCTAAGCCATCCTGCTTTCTTTCTGAGAAAATAGGTGTTGGTACACATGTCATCTTGCTTTCTTTCAGTCTAGTCATGATGTTTGATTGAATAATTTTGGTTGAGTTGTTGAAATAGTTAGTTTGGATCCTTCCTTACAAGTTTAATAGTTTGATCCTTGCTCAGTGCAAAATTCTGTCCTAGGCTCCTGACATGTTTGCTCGTGCTCTTTGTGTGGCGATGTTTTTGTCTGGCACACTTGCACACCTTAGTTCAGTTCGGTACTCAGCACAATAGTGTCCATTGTTATTTTATTACGGCATTTGTCGAAAATCTTAGCAAGTAATTTTGGTTCCCTGGCTTTGATGACATGTTGAAAGAATTCCGTACTTTGGTTGTATGTTGGTAGACTGGTAGTGTTTACAGGCTCTTATCTCGCGCCATTTTTGCGTATAGAATTTGCTGCTTTTTCCAGGTAGAAATTAGTTGGCGATATGATCATTTGGAGCCAGGTGAAATCATACTGGTTCCTGGTTCCTGGTACCTCTTTGCttggataaatatttttagtaTACATGGTGATAATTTTATTAGCTGATGTTTTTTTATGTAAACTCTTACATAGATTAAATGGAAAAGTCCAGCAATTTCAATGTTGCTTCTGTGGGTGGGCATGTATATTTCTGTATAATCCTCTTCATGTGGACTAACACTTCACATGTTAAACTCACCCATTCAGTGATGCCTCTTTTGGTATTTAATCCAGCTTCATGTTTATCTCACTGCATAATAAATCAATGATCTAAATATGATATTGTTCTGTGGATGCCTAATAAGGCCTCAGATTATCTCAGCGATTAACTTCATtgtgtttcatcctcctttattctTAAAGTTGCTTCTGTCGACATGATTTGCCAGAGCACATTTTTCTTAGAAATTACACTGGCAGCTTGAACCACTACCATGAATATATGCAGTGCAAGTGGGAATACATACATGTAGAATTTTCCATCTCCCGGTTTCTTTTTGCTGTTCCCAAAAGAACCGAACAACATATGGTGCCAAGTTTAAAGCAAATAAAACAACAGAATGTGTCTAGACTTTTTTTTTCACATCTTTGGATTGAAATGTTACTGTTAGCTGGGGCATCATGTTTCCATCTCCCGGTTTTGTCATAATGATTTTATGTTGAATCTCCTTTATGAGGCTAGTATGAGGAACCTGGAGCTGGGGTACCTTGCAAATATCTGCGGCATGCTGAAGCTGAAATTCCTGTTCAGATCAGGATTTTTTTTCCTTTGGTTGGTATTGAAAGTTAGCTAGCATCTGAACCTACCATACCTGGTCTGGTTGCAGAGAGTTGGTTTGTCCTGTTGACGTAGCTAGTGAATCAACAGAGCATCATTTTTCTTCCCCATTTGTACGCCAGCTAGTTTGCTAATTTGGATATTTGAGATGTATTATGACAGAGAGGCGTAGAGCACTTGTGCTGATTTGGAAAATGATGTAGTATTATGGTTGTTTTCACACTTGTTCCCTGATCAACTTGGTTGCTTCCAGCATAAATTTTGCATTGTGCAACTTGTACAGGAACTGAACTGTTGTATGTCAGCTGCTCGTATGTCAGTCTGAAGAGTTATTTTGTGTTGTGTGTGCCATGATCTGATGTGCTTAGGCCCGGCCCTTGTTCATCTGGCATGTTGATTTGTATGTTCACACGACATCCTTGTAAACCTGAACTGAACAGTTGCTGTCTACCGTCGTAAACCTGAACTGAACTGAGGTGTCAACTGAGTAGACTCTGCTTTCTACGTATGTCATCCTATTCTGCTGGATAGATGGGTGGATGGACAGTAAACTTTCTTTTTTTGGGTAAAGGATGGACAGTAAACTGCTAAGTATGATTCAAAGAGCTGGGTGGATGTAGCTGACAACCTGTCTGTCGTTTCCGTTCCTGCTAATTTTCTCCGTGTGTGTGAAAAACACAAATTTGAACCTGTTCCACCAGCTGACACTTGGTTCGACTTCTGTATCTGATACCACTCAGATTACAAGTAGTACCTTCAGGAAGGCGACACTCTTATGCAAGGCGACGACGCCACCGGCGACCTGCAGGAAGTGGTCGCCCGGCTGGCGGCACCCGCGCCCCAGTGCGAGATGAAGTTCGCCGCGCTCGGCAACAGCATCTTCATCGCCACCAGCCCGCGCTGCGGGCAGACCCCCACCCTCGTCTACGACACCGACACGGCGCTGCTCGCCATCGGGCCCCGGCTCCCGGCCCCGCTGCTCCCCAGGCTGGACATCGCCGTGGCCGCCGGGGACACGCTCTACGCGCTCTCGTCCGTGCACTCGACCGCCTCACAGCAGCACCCGTTCGAGGCGCTGACGCGGCAGGACGAAGCGCTGGAGCCCGAGTTGTCGGACGGCGAGCTGAGCTTGACCCTGAAGCTGCCGTCGTCCATGACGACGTCCCCTCCGAGGCCGAGCATGGAGGGGTGGTCCTGGAAGACCGTGCGCGCGCCTCCACCGTTCGCGGCCGGCTACCGGATCGTCGCCTACGCACACCATCTTCGAGTCCGCGCGCGACGCGGACGTTGACGGTCCGGGCCGTGTAGGTGGGTGCCTGATGATGTAAATTATGGTTCGTGGTAATTTAAGGAGAAGATAACAAACTTCAGAGATATGGTTGGATGATGCAATGTAATTTTACAACAATATTTTCTGAAAACCACAGATTCGGTCCCAAAAAAAAATTCACACACACGATACTGCAGTTTATGAAACAACTGTGCTCCGGTCTTCTGGTCCTTTGGGGCAAAAGGATTCTGCAATTAAAATATTTATTAGTTCATTATTACATTTTTTCTCATTTTACATGCTGTtacaaaaataaagaaatatctGAGCTGTAGTACTGCTTACATAGAAAGCAGTCTACTCAGTTGAGAGAGCTCAGTTCAGTTCAGGTTTACACCAGTAGACTGCAACAGTTTGGCTGCCTCCGTAGCTCAGGTATATGCATCATTGTTAGCAAGTACTCCCTCGTTcttaaatatttatctttttagaaATTTGAAATAAACTATCATatacgaatgtatatagacatattttagagtgttgattcactcatttttcttcgtatgtagtcatttgttgaaatctctagaaaggcaaatatttaggaacggagagagtagtACAACAAGCATGCCATGAACAAGAGCCAAGCCTACTAAGCACATCACATCATGAGATAGACATGCCACACACAATAGCTAGCTAGCTTTGTTAGCTATTCAGAGTGACACACGAGCAGCTGAGTCTCCTCCATCCTGTTACACAGCGCAAGATTTGACAGTAAAACACCGTAAAAGACATGTCAACAGTTGTTCCCCGTGGGACCTGCTTCTCCCAGAAAAGCACACCTAAATATCAGATAACATGATCCCAAAAACTATTGCGGGAACCTAACTGTAACATTTTGATCCAGAGATTCGAAACGAAGTCTAGGAATCATTCCGCGATTTTATTTGCTTTAAGCATAGCACCGTAAGGTCATGTTTGGATTGTCGTTTTCCTTTCAAATACACTTGTAGAAAATATAGACCTCTGTCTGCCGCTTCTTTTCCAGCCAGAAATCCTTCGCAGCCAGAAATACCCCGATGCCAAGCGCGGCCTAAGTTGTTCGGTTCTTTTGAAAACGAGAAAAGGAAACAGGGAGAAGGTAAAATCTAAATGTATGTATTCCCACTTGGGTATATTCATGGTATTCATTCAAGCTGCCAGTGTAATTTCGAAGAAAATTTTGCTGTGACAAGTCATGTGGATAGAAGCAACTTGAGAATATGAATTATACAAACAGTTCGCATCAATCCCACCACCCAAAAAACGTTCACATCAATCTGTTCCCAAAGCTTAAATCTGCACAAACAAAAGGAAAAGCTTAAAACCGAGTCTGAGAAAATAAAACCTCTCAGTAAGAGAGTATCCACTTTCATTTTGGCAAGTTTCTTTTACATAGTTTTCACAAGTTACCTAAGgtatatcagatgatgaaaagCAATGAAGTGAACCACTGAAATAATCTGAGGTCTTATCAGGCATCCATATAATTATATATCATAGCCTGTCAGGTGCTTAGGACAAAATTGCACATTGTGCAAGGATCAAAATACTAAACTTGGAGGAAGGATTCAAACTAAACATTCCAATGAATCAAAGTGTCACAATTACTTGTAATGCTAGAATGAATTCATCAACAAAAGTATGCACTCAAACAACACGACTAAGACTGAATAGCTCATGTTTTCTTGATGGCATGTGCACCAACACCTGTTTTCTCGGAAAGAAAGCGGAATGGCAAGTCATTGGTGTACTGAATCTGGAGTAGCAGGAAGTCTTCCCAGATA
This sequence is a window from Triticum urartu cultivar G1812 unplaced genomic scaffold, Tu2.1 TuUngrouped_contig_5071, whole genome shotgun sequence. Protein-coding genes within it:
- the LOC125528730 gene encoding uncharacterized protein LOC125528730 isoform X1 encodes the protein MYKRQHQGLSGDRIGKRPRHVLKKHLYLFLDDWKEGYSMHKIDADTLQDDTTQEQAGFPEPATLRLGARELCPTVLGSEIFIVTAPRCGQTPILVYSTETGGLTMGARLPAPLVGCFDISVAAADRLYGLSSFPMCGEQQHAFEVLSRAPNCNKEQWSTKPRMDWSWKSVPSPPPLHEEENITSFALHPDGHTIFMSTHDQHNLSLARGTYSFDARHCKWRWHGKWVLPFEGQGYFDSDIDAWVGLHGDGYICTCQVPSRSDSSTMQPDWQISKDKLFCSESERHLGATLTYMGDTQFCLVECVVREDMEREQALGDHDGCVLRLVMFSLKYNRKGELHTKIHRTTATLVSKHLLAFRPVAFWM
- the LOC125528730 gene encoding uncharacterized protein LOC125528730 isoform X2 produces the protein MQGDDATGDLQEVVARLAAPAPQCEMKFAALGNSIFIATSPRCGQTPTLVYDTDTALLAIGPRLPAPLLPRLDIAVAAGDTLYALSSVHSTASQQHPFEALTRQDEALEPELSDGELSLTLKLPSSMTTSPPRPSMEGWSWKTVRAPPPFAAGYRIVAYAHHLRVRARRGR